TCACGGGCCGGCGGACGGCTGCCCGCGCGTTCCGGCCGCGCCGGGTCAGACCCCACGGCTTCAGGATCGAGATCACGGTCATGAAGACATAGGCGGACAGGGAGACGATCGGCCCCATCACGATGTCGGTGGTGTCGGGCACGGACCCGGTCTCGGCGACGGCGGTGACCGTGGCGCCCAGACCGGGGCGCAGGGCGAAGGCGGTGGCGGTGATCGTGGCCAGGGTGAGCCAGAACTTGAGGTAGACCCAGCGGTGCCGTGCGAGCCCCCATGGGGTGCCGAGCGACAGCAGCAGGCCGGTGAGGAGCGTGAGGAACGCGACGGGAAGCAGCAGCCAGTCGGCGAACAGCTTCATGGCCCGCACGGATGCCTCGGCGGTCACCGCGGATCCGGTGGTGATCGCGGTGACCGCCAGCGCGAGCAGCCCGAGCGTGAGCCCGAGCCAGCTCGCCGAGGCGACGACATGGACGACAACGGAAGCCCGGCGTGCGGGACGGCTCAGTTTCAGGCTCGGATTCATGTGCATTACGGTGCCGGGAAGGGACGGCGAGGTCGTCTGACAGCGGGAGTAACCGCGCGTACTAGCGTCGGCGTACCGGAGAGGTCCCTCCCGCCCCATCCCGGAGTACCCACAAAAAAGTGGGTACTTGGCAGCGCGCGGCCGTCGGGCGAGGCTGA
This genomic window from Streptomyces sp. DG2A-72 contains:
- a CDS encoding DUF2269 domain-containing protein; translation: MNPSLKLSRPARRASVVVHVVASASWLGLTLGLLALAVTAITTGSAVTAEASVRAMKLFADWLLLPVAFLTLLTGLLLSLGTPWGLARHRWVYLKFWLTLATITATAFALRPGLGATVTAVAETGSVPDTTDIVMGPIVSLSAYVFMTVISILKPWGLTRRGRNARAAVRRPVSAERPPAASLRAGWHERLG